From the genome of Phaeodactylum tricornutum CCAP 1055/1 chromosome 9, whole genome shotgun sequence:
TGGGACTCCCGTCAAGAACAAAGCATCCGGAATATGGGACGCATTCGAGTCTACAAATAGGGTAATTCAGAGCCAACTTGGTAGACTTTGATGACAAAGCAAGCGAGGATGCATTGGGTCACTCTCTGGGTGAAACAAAGGGTTGGCTAATTGATAAAACCATCCATTGGCAGCTCCGGCAATATAATGGTACTGTCGAGATAATGTTGTTCCATCTCCATTCTGAACCGAAACATCGCTAGAGCTGTTCTAATATTTCTTATTACTCGAATTTGTTCACGGTGCCATTCAAAAAGAGATGATCGACACAACTACAAAAGTGTACAACAACAGGTTGCACTGTGATTGGTTGGGACCAACGGTTCCCCTGTTTTTCGCTCGTAGATGAGAAATTCAATCACTTCCGCAGCAAAGGCATGTGGGTTAGTCCAGTCCCAGTACTTGTAGacgttttcgtcttcttccgttATGACCATCGCTTGGTAGGCTTTGTCCTCGACAAAGTTCCCAATTTCCGACTGACTTGCTGCGTTCACATCTTTGGCGGGAACGAACGGCGGTCGTTTTCGATCGGATATAATTGCTTCCCAATTCATATTCTTGAACCATGGATGTGCCATTATCTCTTCACATCCGGAAGAACCTAATCTTGTTTTTTCATTCTTATCAAGTAGCCTGCTACATAAGTCTGCGGCTTCCGGCTCGAACTTATCATCTGGAAATTGCGGATCCATCTCCAGTGTAGCATAATCAATagctttttctttcgtttgcttgcCGCTGTCCAGCCCAAAGTTCAGCGCTGCCTCGGATCGAAATGGATTCGATCCTGAAATAAACTCGGCAACACAGCACCCAAAACTAAACCAATCTACAGAGTGACCATAAGGTTTCCTCTTCCCTTTCTTGTCGCGCCGTAGCATTTCAGGGGCCCAGTACCCTCGGGTTCCTGCTGCTCCGTGAAGGTCGGGTGTGACTTTGATGGCTAGACCGAGGTCAGTAATTTTGACGCGACCATCGTCTGCTAACAAGCAGTTCTCCGGTTTAAGATCGCGATATACATACGTTTTGTCGTGCAAAGCTTGTAATCCAAGCATTATACGCGCAGTATAGTATTGACATTCCCTTTTCGGAAACCGCCCTCTCTGGTGCAAAAGAAAACCCAGATCTCCGCCGGTCATGAGATCAAGAATCAGGTACACCTCATCTTTCGATTGGAACGAATATTTCAGATTGACGACAAAGTTGCTCTCGACCGCCGCCAATGCGTACCGTTCATTTAAGGCAAGTTGTTCcgacttcttcatctttATCCGTCTTTTGTTCATCACTTTCATGGCGTATAATTTTCCGGACGTTCCTTTCTTACAGGCTGAAAAgggaagaagaaatgagaGTGAGTTTCCTCCTGAATGCATTTACAAAAACTAGCCATCTTGACGCATACCTGTCACGAGTCCAAATCCACCACGACCCAAGACACGCATTACGAAAAAGTCTTCAGGCATGACGCGTCGATCCTGATAccaaagaaaattttgaagTTTGAGAAATTCTTCTGAGGCAACAAACTGATCCCAGTAATCTCGCTTTAGGCTCTCCATAACAATCGCGTCTGCTTCATCAAACATGTGTCGTGAGATGTTTTTTTGCGAATTGGACCGAAATCGGTGCGTCAAGTCTCGCATTGACGAAATGTCAGAAGCTGAGGAAGCAAGGGAAATGATCGAATCTGTCTTGCTCTGTCTGGTTGCCAAAGATTGTGTAGCACTTTCGTTTGACTTGACGATATCATTATTCGTAGGTCCGCCCTCGCCGCTCAAattgcttactgttaattttgacTTCTCGACATTGTTGGCGCTATAATCAGCTGTGATTTCGCTATGCTGATCGTCACCGCCATTTCCAAGCAGCACTTTTGAGGTCTCTGGAACAATCAACGTTGTTGGTAGGGAAGCTGGTAATGTAAGATTCCTTTCTGTTCGCTCTAGTTCGACTAACTCGGTATAGATCTGCTTCCGTACACTTCCTTTGACCCCAATGCATGTTTCAGAACATATAGGATAATCTAGATACGCTTCGATGAGTTCAGATAGTCGAGAGGCACCCACTTTTGTCTTTTCGCGCTCCAAGCTGTATTCGTTGATTTCGGTCCGTGGTGGCTCTCGAAGAAAGCCTGGCTTTTCGGGATCGTCACATCTAGGCGACAAGAAGTCAGCTACTATATGCCGTGCTTGTTCTAGTCGGGGCCGTCCCTGCATTGCTTTGAAACGAACCACCTGTTCACAAAAATTCATACGGGTGTAATCATTTCGTCTCTGCTTGACAAAGgatgaaaaaagaaaaaagccgaTCCGAGATGACATTGTCCATTCTATTGAAAACGCCTCTGGCCCATCCCGTTTCCGGACGGTTCGTTGCCAGGCTCCAAGCTGTTCGGCGTTGGGCAAGTTCCACGGCAAAA
Proteins encoded in this window:
- a CDS encoding predicted protein → MPEDFFVMRVLGRGGFGLVTACKKGTSGKLYAMKVMNKRRIKMKKSEQLALNERYALAAVESNFVVNLKYSFQSKDEVYLILDLMTGGDLGFLLHQRGRFPKRECQYYTARIMLGLQALHDKTYVYRDLKPENCLLADDGRVKITDLGLAIKVTPDLHGAAGTRGYWAPEMLRRDKKGKRKPYGHSVDWFSFGCCVAEFISGSNPFRSEAALNFGLDSGKQTKEKAIDYATLEMDPQFPDDKFEPEAADLCSRLLDKNEKTRLGSSGCEEIMAHPWFKNMNWEAIISDRKRPPFVPAKDVNAASQSEIGNFVEDKAYQAMVITEEDENVYKYWDWTNPHAFAAEVIEFLIYERKTGEPLVPTNHSATCCCTLL